One part of the Rutidosis leptorrhynchoides isolate AG116_Rl617_1_P2 chromosome 1, CSIRO_AGI_Rlap_v1, whole genome shotgun sequence genome encodes these proteins:
- the LOC139892449 gene encoding uncharacterized protein — MAEQQEVFTPLNELDTTHSGRSVICVKVFVKWTQSYFNNPKEIASHDMILIDQEGNKIVGTVKKHMYENTFSQTVLEGKYLRIDNFGVQPYKGPYKLVDHGFKVVFGRLTRATITEEFTPVTFGFNPVSYDDLLKGTFPQTKPIDVVGQIHSVQNKKVKVEEDVEQKSIDFIMRDKSLNQNDEYSGNVPKFADKDFGTDRKTAVEEYKVKGVPIVHVEGIRFLSERWDGLPMPVKTVMKKSVIRLWVQVENGLRMTIQVADKSGSATFVVFASQLSKMLKKSIVWLSTKMQSVANPTVVPDDIGILLLKEYVFKVRVSNFNHENDYDAYTIDKVTEDPTVISAIGSELEANMDQNDDFNDTPNAKVPANNTDGTDVTPSSASLNRKTESDDAGSSGSYKAAKNLETLNIAKMDDICDAEDSEAVD, encoded by the exons ATGGCAGAACAACAAGAAGTGTTTACTCCGTTAAATGAATTGGATACCACTCATTCAGGTAGATCTGTAATCTGTGTGAAAGTGTTTGTGAAGTGGACACAGTCCTACTTCAACAATCCTAAGGAGATAGCTTCACATGACATGATTTTGATTGATCAAGAG GGTAACAAAATTGTTGGAACTGTCAAAAAGCACATGTATGAAAACACTTTCAGTCAAACTGTGCTTGAAGGAAAGTACCTGAGGATAGACAATTTTGGGGTGCAGCCCTATAAAGGTCCATACAAGTTAGTTGATCATGGCTTTAAGGTTGTTTTTGGAAGGTTGACCAGGGCAACCATTACAGAAGAATTTACTCCAGTCACTTTTGGCTTTAATCCTGTGAGTTATGATGATCTGCTAAAAGGAACATTCCCTCAAACAAAGCCTATTG ATGTAGTTGGACAAATTCATTCAGTACAAAATAAGAAAGTGAAGGTTGAAGAGGATGTAGAGCAAAAGTCGATAGACTTTATCATGCGTGATAAAAG cttgaaccaaaatgatgaataTTCTGGGAATGTGCCTAAGTTTGCCGACAAAGATTTTGGAACTGATAGGAAGACTGCCGTGGAGGAATATAAGGTTAAGGGTGTTCCTATTGTACATGTTGAAGGGATAAGGTTTCTAAGTGAG AGATGGGATGGTTTACCTATGCCTGTAAAAACTGTCATGAAAAAGTCGGTAATAAGATTATGGGTCCAGGTGGAGAATGG GTTAAGGATGACAATTCAGGTTGCAGATAAGTCTGGTTCTGCAACATTTGTCGTGTTTGCATCACAACTATCTAAAATGTTAAAGAAGAGTATTGTATGGCTGTCCACAAAGATGCAAAGT GTGGCTAATCCAACTGTTGTACCTGATGACATTGGGATACTTTTGTTGAAGGAGTATGTGTTCAAAGTGCGTGTCTCCAATTTTAATCATGAAAATGATTATGATGCCTATACCATTGATAAAGTAACCGAGGATCCTACTGTTATTTCTGCAATTGGTAGTGAGTTGGAAGCGAATATGGACCAAAATGATGACTTTAATGATACACCGAATGCTAAG GTACCCGCAAACAACACTGATGGTACTGATGTGACCCCGTCTTCAGCCTCATTGAATAGGAAAACTGAATCAGATGATGCAGGAAGTTCAGGCTCCTACAAAGCAGCGAAAAATCTTGAAACCTTGAACATAGCAAAGATGGATGACATCTGTGATGCTGAAGACAGTGAGGCGGTTGATTAA